The Muribaculum intestinale genome includes the window TGAAAAAAACGGCTCACAATATCGGCAAGGTAACTTTTAAGGCTATCAAGTAAATGTTCCTTTCCAAAATGTACGTGATATCGCTAAAAAAGTAAACTCTTGTCGATATTGTGGTTAACAATCGAGTTAATTTAATCAATGTGAATGTCGGGTAATAATCAGCATTTTTGGTTATTATTATCAAGTGCGAGATTTTCAGCTTCTCGGATTCCGTTCCCGATACTCACTATTTCATCATAAAATTAAAACTATATGGGAAGAAAATCTAAGCAGGAAATATATTTTGAATCTCATAAAATGACAATCTACGAGTGCTTGAACAGCTATTCGGATAGTCATAAATATTTTGAGGAGGATAAGATGTTTGTCGCTTTGATGTTAAGCGGATTTTCTGCGGCTATGGCTTACAGACTAAGCTACAAAACATCTGCGACAATGCAAAGTAGCGCGGTGCTTGCCAGTAGGCGTGTCCGTGAGCCTCAGATACAAAAACTATTAGACCGAGTGATTGACTGCGCGGATGGCGGACTACTCTATATCAGCAGAAAAGGCTTCAAGGGGAAAAGGCGTTGGGAAGCATGGCGGGGAAAGCAGGTCAAAAACATTGATACCTCGCCAATCTGAAAAAAATAAAATAAAAATTTCGGGGGATGCTGACATACTAAAACCTGCGGCTTCAAAGGGGGGGGCGGGGTATGCTCTGAAAACCTCAACAAAAAATTTTTCAAGGTCACACTCGCCACAAAAATGTGGGCAGCTACTTTTACCCCCTGCACCCCTTATCAAGATGAGCCGTTGCCAGTCGTGGTGATGGCTCTTTTGCTATTGATGGCAATACTGCGTCCAAGACTGGATTCAGAAGCAGAGTTATGCGGATTATGCCGCAAAACCTCGACCAGTCCTAATGTGGATTCGATGGCAGGATTATCAACCAACGCAAATCTGCGCTCGTTGAAGTTCCCAAGAAGATGGCGAAAAGCAGGAATCGAAAATCAAAGTTCCGAATAAGTTCCGACCTATAAAAAGAAAAGCACCTACAAATGAATGTAGGTGCTTGATTTTCAATTTGTGGTCCCACTTGGGCTTGAACCAAGGACTCCCTGATTATGAGTCAGGTGCTCTAACCAACTGAGCTATAGGACCGAAACCATTATAAAAACGGTCAATAAGGCGGAGCGACCGAGATTCGAACTCGGGATACGCTTTTGGCGTATACACGCTTTCCAGGCGTGCCTCTTCAGCCACTCGAGCATCGCTCCATAGTATGCTTTCGCATTGTGAAAGCTCTCTTGCTTTCTGAATTGGACGACACCTTTCCAGCGCCCCTCTCAAATCGAATGCAAAGTTAACGGATTTTACGCTATCTGCAATGCATATTGCGTTAATAAAAGTTAACACGCCCGATGTTTTTTAATTCTCTCCTATAAACCAAAGAGATACAATCACACAGTCATTTCTTACAGGAACCACCTCCACTGCATCCAGACGAACGTCTGCCACACACTTCGGATTTTGCCGATGAACATTTATCGGCAAGTTCGCACCCACAACACTCCTTTTTCTCGGAGACTCGCTTAACATAGCGCATAATTGCATTTATTGCAAATATGACAGCCGCAATAACAATCAGCGCCACCCATACCCATTGCAGCAGGTAGGCGTCGGTCATCAATGCCATAATCAATCAAGATATTTTCTTATAATACTAAATTCCTGTTCAAAATTTGGAGTAAACACTCCGGTTCCTATCGCACATTCAATCTCGGCAAGCGGCCAAAAACGGCCTTCGCTTATCTCAACAGGATCCGGCACAATCGTCGTTTCCTCCCCGATTATAACAATAAACGGATTGATTAGTTCACGCTCACGGTCCGAACAGAATACATACGGAGGCAGAGCCGTCATCTCAAATCCGGTCAGACCAAGTTCCTCGCGGGCCTCTCTGCGGAGTGCCTCCTCCGTACTTTCGCCAAAGTCCACATGTCCGCCTACAGCCGTATCCCATTTCCCCGGCTGTATATCCTTAGTCATTGCCCTTTTCTGCAGATAAAGCGTATGTCCCGCCCCGATTACATGAAGATGCACCACAGGATGCAGCAGCATGGAACCACCGTGACATTCTCTGCGCGTAGCCTTTCCAACAACCCTTCCGTCAGGCTCAACAATCGGAAATATCTCATCGTTCATAACATAATTATTATAAGAGCATGTTTCATAACAGGCAATATATGCCACGCGCTATGCGACAGCTACTTCGCCTGCTTCTTTGAAAAATTCTTCTTCACCATGTCACGCAACCTGCCCGGAGTTGCATCCTGTGGATATTGCGCGAAATCAAGACGCAGCGTACACCCCTCTCTGAAACGGCTGCACCCATAGGCCGTGCGTCCTTTGAGCAGATGCCCCTCGCCGCATAACGGGCATGCAATCTCTTCGATACTTTTAATACGGGGAGCACGCGGCTTAGGAGGCTTGGGCGTCTCAACGCCATCAGCACCCTCGGCACTGCCACTGCTCTTGCCTCCCGGAGGAGGAGCCGAACCGGTGTCAATGCGCCGCATGGAGTTGTCGCTCAACACATTGTGTACAATCTGCACCATTAGTTCCTTAAGCTCGGCAATAAACTCAGCCGCCGAAAACTCTCCGCGCTCGATACGTCGCAACTTATTCTCCCACAGACCGGTAAGTTTGGCACTCTTGAGCAGTTCCTCATTTATGGTAGCTATTAGTTCGATTCCGGCAGGAAGAGCCGTGATACTTTTCCCCTTGCGGGCGATATAATGCCGCTTGAACAGAGTCTCGATAATGGCTGCCCGGGTCGACGGACGCCCAATGCCGTTCTCCTTCATAGCCTCACGCAAGTCCTCGTCGTCAACCGTCTTTCCGGCCGACTCCATGGCGCGCAGAAGCGTACCTTCGGTATACAGTTTCGGTGGCTGAGTCTGCTTTTTTGTGGCCGAGGGAGTATGCGGTCCCGACTCTCCGACAACAAACGGAGGCAGGATTCCATCAGCCGACTCACCGCTTGAAGCATCGCCCTGCTCCTGCGTCTTCTTGTCCTTGTCGGCAAAAAGCGCACGCCAGCCCGGACTCTCTATCACCTTTCCCGTAGCCTTGAAAGCCACATCTGCGGCATCGGCCATCACGGTTGTCTGCCGGAACTGACAGTCGGGATAAAATGCGGCAATGAAACGCATCGCGACAAGATGATACAAATCACGCTCACGCCCTACAAGAGCCGACGGCGACTGACCGGTAGGGATAATGGCATGGTGGTCCGTAACCTTTGAATTGTCAAATACCTTTTTCGATTTGGGCAGCTTCGCGGCAAGCACAGGCTCCGTCCAACGGGCATATGGAGTCATACGGCGCATGATATCAGGCACCTTCGGATATATATCGTCACTCAGATAAGTGGTGTCGACACGCGGATACGTAGTCACCTTCTTCTCATAAAGCGACTGAATGGTCTTGAGAGTATCGTCGGCCGTCCACCCCCACTTGCGGTTACACTCCACCTGGAGCGAAGTAAGATCAAACAATCGCGGAGGCGCCTCGCGTCCCTTTTTGTCGGCAACGTCGCGTATCACCAGCGGCACGGCAGAGATACGCCCTACCACAGCCTGAGCCTCGTCCTCCGTCTTGAACCGTCCATCGACTGCACTGAATGTTGCGTCGCGATACACCGTCTTGAGCTCCCAGTAATCCTGAGGAGTGAAATTATCAATCTCATTCTGCCGCTGCACTATAAGCGCCAGCGTCGGGGTCTGCACACGCCCTATAGACAGTACATTGCCGGGCGACGAGTATTTGAGCGAATAAAGACGCGTGCCGTTCATGCCGAGAATCCAGTCGCCTATGGCACGCGACAGGCCGGCATGATACAGACGGTCATAATCCCGCTGGGGCTTCAAATCCCGGAATCCCTCCCGTATCGACTCATCGGTAAGCGAACTGATCCACAGACGCCTCACCGGACACCTGGTCTCGGCGAGCTGCATCACCCAGCGCTGTATCAGTTCACCCTCCTGGCCGGCATCACCACAGTTGATTACCTCGTCGGCCTCCGCGATAAGCGAGCGTATGACGTTGAACTGACGTTCGATGCCGGCATCGGGTATCAGTTTTATGCCAAACCGCTGAGGCAGCATCGGCAACGCACCGAGCGACCACCGCTTCCACAGGTCGGTATAATCGGCAGGCTCCTTAAGCGTACAGAGATGTCCGAATGTCCACGTAACCCTATAGCCGGCGCCCTCGTAATATCCGTCACGCTTCACATCAGCCCCCAGTATGGCGGCGATATCCTTGGCTACCGACGGTTTCTCGGTAATACACACTTTCATGGCCGGTCAATGCGCATCGTGTCGACTCCTCGCGGGGTATTTATCGTAATCACTCCATCCCTTACCGGAGCCATTGCTTCAAAGTCGATTTCTACAGCAATCACACCATCCTCCTCCCACTGAAACCAGCGACTGAAGTCAACGCCGTCGATATCGACAGCCTCATGCGCGTTGCTGCCCGCAGTCAGCGTCATAGCATCGATGCGCTGCGACGTATGGGGCGTGCCTATAAGTTTGCCGTACACACGGGTAAGGTCCTGACGATAGTCGATGCTGTCGACCACCAGAGTTATATGCTGCGATGCAGTGGTTCTGTACCGGCGTTCCACATGGGCCTGAGCCACGAGCACGGCCACAAACAGCGCCACCACACATCCTATAAATATGCCTACACGGCGTTTACCGGAATTGCTCATTTTACATCCTCTTGCCGTTTTACTTCAAGTGATTTAGCCTCGTTCCAAAGAGCGTCCATCTCATCAAGCGACATGTCGCGCAGCGAACGTCCCTTCTCCGTAGCCCCCTTCTCGACATAGCCGAAGCGGGATATAAACTTTTGGTTGGTACGTTCAAGAGCGTTTTCCGGATTGATGCCATACTTGCGGGCGGCGTTGATTATGCTGAACAGCACATCGCCAAGCTCCGATTCCATCCGCTCGCGGTCTCCGGCCAAGGCCTCGGCCTCAAACTCCGCCACCTCTTCCTTCACCTTGTCCCACACATCGGCATTATCATGCCAGTCAAACCCCACATTGGCGGCTTTCTCCTGTATGCGGTAAGCCTTTATAAGCGCAGGCAGCGACGAAGGCACGCCGGCAAGCACCGTCCGGTTGCCACCCTTCTCCTTCAGCTTTATCTCCTCCCAGCGCTGCTCCACAGCATGCGAGTCGGCCGCCTTGGCCTCACCGAACACATGGGGATGACGGAAAATCAGCTTGTTGTTGAGCGACGTGGCCACATCTCCGATGTCAAACACCCCCTTCTCCTCCCCTATCTTGGCATAGAAAAGTATATGGAGAAGGACATCGCCAAGCTCCTTGCAGATATTGGCGTTGTCCTCATTGAGCAGAGCCTCGCATAGCTCATATGTTTCTTCAATTGTATTCGGGCGCAGCGACTGATTGGTCTGCTTGCGGTCCCACGGACACTCGACACGCAGACGTTCGAGAGTGTCTATAACCCGGCCGATAGCCTCGATTTTTTCCTGACGTGAGTGACTCATCTTTTGCAAGAGATTTCAATGACAGTGAGAATCAGATACTTTCCGGCATACCGGCAATTACACCTTGTCCGGCTGCCACGACAGCCATCCGGCCATCGCAACAGCAAAGTTAATCATAATTGCCGACATTCCCAACTGCCATCTCAACATCGCGTCACACAGCCCGCACTCCCGCAGCCACTCCGACGCCCCGGCACGAGGCAGGCCCACAGGGCCTACCTCGCCAGCTCCTTCCTCACGCTGCCGTCGGAATACCTTACGACCACCACTCCACGGTATTCACCATCGACAGGTCGCCCATTGATATCATAACGGCCGGTCTCTACGGCCTGTATGTCCGACGACACATTGTCAATACCGCTCGCCTCAAGATCCGACAGCGTATATATCTGCGTAAAGTTCTTCCAGCCGGGAGCCGATCTATATGCATCCACCGAGCCGTCGGGCACATACAGCGGTATACGAGAAGAAAACTCCGGGTGACAAAGTATCGGCTCGGTCCGCAAAGGCTCGTCCGTCAGTTCGCCGGTATCTTCATCACGCTTGTATTCCATGACAATTGCCGGAGGCTCAGGATTTTTAGACACCAGACGTTCAAGGCACACTTCTGCCTGATAAGACACATCCTTAGTATACTCTCGGACAAAACGGCCGGAACTTATGTAATAAGGCGGAAATAAACAAACAGTAGCACCCTCATAATCAAGAGTCTTTAGCACTTCCAATGCAGGGCCGAAAGCTAATTCACCTACCTCCTTCACCGACTCGGGAACAACTATCTCTTTGGCCGACATGGCATACATAGCCTTTACTCCGATATGAGTCAACGATTTGGCCTGCGACATGTCCACATCAAAATCTCCGCAGCAAAACGCCATATCTCCTATATATTCCACTTTTTCAGTCACAATGAGCGGAGTCTCAATATCAACCACCCCCACACAGGCCGAGTCGGCGATATGCTTCAGACTCAACGGTAATACCACCGACTCAAATCCCCAAAAAAGCCTATATTTGACATTCTTTATTTCTTCGTACCTTTTTTCCTTGCTAGAGTTATCATAAAAAGAATTACCATAAGATTTATCCACACTCAAAACATTTGAGTAATCGGAATCATAATAAAATCTATACCAATATTCCATTTCCTCATATGGTCTCGGCTCTATTCTGTACAGCGACAGTACATCAAAATTTTTTTTCTCAAGCATTAACGTAGGCGTATGCATATGACACGGACCATCACTTACCAATGGTATTGATTCCCATGGCTTCTCATTCTCATCAAATGGAACGATACTTATAGTTGACGGTATCTCAAGCACCGGTACCGAATGTGATAGTCCCAAAAAATTGTAGGGAGTCGCATTCCAAGTGTCATAATAAAGGTTCTGTATTTTTACCTGAAGCCCTCCAGACTCTTCCCACATAGCACATGTATATGGATAGTAGTAAGGCTCATGCGTACCCTTCCAATAAGCCATCTTGCGTCCTTCACTTCTCCATTGATAAGCATCGCAGACACCTATACCGGATATGATACATATAACTAACAGTAATCTTCTCATACTCATAATATATTAAATTAATTGATTGCCACACGACACGTGGGCATCATTGCGCAATATGATTTCGGTATTATCCGGAAGCTCGATATTGTCATTAAGCGTTTCATCGCTCTGAAACAAATACCGATTGCTACCAACATAATTAATTGACATTGATATAGGGCGCATGACATCCATAAGCAATCATTTTAAATATTATTAGCAATAATCGCAAATATAGCGGTAATTTTATATAAAATCAGCACTATTGCCAAAAGCATTTAATATTTAACCTTAATTAACCCACCGGACAGCAAAAGCGCCCGATGCCTTGTGGCAACGGACGCTTTTTGCAGATTATCAGTCGATTTGGCGGCTAACTGTAATTTACGCGCCGCCGGAGACTGAATGTATGGTTATATATCACGTCTGCGACACTATTTCTTGTCGCCGGCGAGAATCACTTCGATAGGCATGCGTGTATACCATATGTCGTAGCTGTAGTGGCCGTTGGCGCTCTCTTCAGTGAGGATGCCGATACTGCCGTCGGGCAGAATTGTCATCGACGAGTAAGCCGACGGAATGGTTACCACGGTCTTCTTCACAGGCCATGTCTTGCCGCCATCCTTGCTCACATAGATAGCCACATTGTTGCGGCCGTTGGGGTCGCCGGGAAGCGACTGCAGCAGCAGGTCGTGGCCGTCGCGGTTGTAGCGGATGATGTCGCCGTTGCATCGCGGATCGGGCAGACCCTCCATAGGCACAGGGTCGCTCCAGGTCTCGCCGCGGTCGTGAGAATACGAGAACTTGCGGAGCGAGCCGAAACGGTTCCGTATGCTCATTATCAGCGACCCGTCGGCAAGCTGCACTATCTTCGACTCGTCACCGTCGGCAGTGGCCGGATTCTTCGACACCATCCATGTCTTGCCGCAGTCGTCGGAATAGATAGCATACACCTTGAAGCACGGATTCTCCTTCTCGCGCACTACAAGCGGAAACATTATGCGCCCGTTGTCGAGCTGAGTGGCACGTCCCGACGAGGCAAAGGCGCTTGTGCATTTTATCGGCTGCTTGCCCGAAGGGTCGGTGGTAAGTATCTGAGGATTGATGTCGAGTATTGGCCCCCAGGTCAGTCCGTTGTCCTTACTGCGGGCAACGCTGATATGCGCCGGACTCTCCTGCCACAGGCCGTTGCCATGGCTGAATATCGCAAGGATATCGCCCGATTTCTGATCCACCACAAGAGCGGGGTCACCACATCCGCCTATCTCATCGTGAGCGGCCACTGTGACATATTCGCTCCATGTGCGGCCGCCGTCGGTACTGCGGCGCGACACCACATCGATTTTGGCCGGAAGGTCGCCGTTGTGCTCTATACGCTTGTCTGCCACTGTGACGAGCGAACCGTCTTTTGCGGTGACTATCGCCGGGATACGGTAGAATTTCGAACCATAGTCGCCGGGGCGGTATACAAGCGCGCGCTCTACCCCGTCGGCCCACTCCGCGGTATGCACCTGTTGGGCGGAAATTCCCATACTGCCGAACATCAACATCGAAAACGCCGAAACACGGATTGCATACTTCATGGATGATTTAATCATGTCGTTTAAGGTATTACAGTTAGTATAATTTTCATAATTTCCACAAAGATAATACATTTTAATCAATTATACCTAATAAATCAGAGCATAATGGCTGTCTGGAGGCGGATATCAGCCGACGACGACCCGACAAACACATCATACAGACCCGCCGGAACAGTCACAAAACCGCCCGTCGTTTCATCACAGTAGCGCAACGACGATTTTGGCACCGCTATCGCCACGCGCTCCCTTTTTCCGCGGGCCACACTCACGCGCCTGAATCCCTTGAGTTCCTTTAACGGAGCTATCGCACAGCCATACTCCGGCAAGCGCATGTATACCTGCGCCACCTCATCGCCGTCATAACGCCCGGTATTGCTGAGGTCGAATGACACAAGCACTATATTACGGTTCACCTTGTAGAGCTCACGCAGAAACTCGCGCTGGTCGTCGGGCAGAGATATATCATAGCGGTCCTGCCCTTCACGCTCAATCGACTTGTTGATACCCATCACCGCGACAACCACATCGCTCTTACGAGCCACATCACCGGCCTCGCCAAACATATCAAGACGCGTCGACGCCGGAGCGCTCGGCACCCTCCACTGAAGGCGTGCTATGGCATAGTCGCGGTTGTCCCAATACTCGGCACGCAGATTATAGTCACGTCCCGCCTCCAGATACACCGACGCAGAGTCGGTACGCACGGCATGTCCTCCCCACGAATCCACGAGCAGCTTGTCGTCGATATACAGTCGTGCACCGTCATCGCTGGTAAATGTCATCACATACTCGCCGCTTACCGGCGGACGGAGTTTTCCGGTCCAGCGCACCGACACCGGATTGCCCGGCAGAAACGGGTCAGGTGCCTGATTGGCAGGCTCATAGTTGACCCACTTTTCATGGCGCACCCTTGGCGTGCCCTCAAGATTCATATTGGAGAAATACTCGGCCTTGACACCCTCCGGAAACGAACGCTCGTCAATAATCTCCAGGCCATCCTTGGCTGATTTCCACGGAGCATGCAGCACCCTCACGTCTTTGCCGGCCCGGTCACGTATACCCTGAAGCACCGACACAGGCGCCACGACAGGCATGCCGCTGTAATCGCCGAACTCGGCTTTGTCGGCATTGATTCCCACCACGCCAATCGTCTTTATCCTCTTTGAATCGAGTGGCAATGTAGACCCCGAGTTCTTCAACAGCACTATCGACTGGCGTGCCGCCTCAAGCGCGATACGCTGATGCTCGGCCGAGCCTATCACCGACGCCGGTATCCGGGCATACGGATTGTCCTTCCCGGAGTCGAATATGCCGAGACGCATGCGGGCTCTGAGCACACGGGTAGCCGCAGTGTCAATATCGGCGTCTGTCACCATCCCCAGCCTATAGGCGCGGAGCAACGGCTCGTCGTATACCTCGTCACCACACTCAAGATCAAGCCCGGCCTTCAGACAGAGCGCGCCGGCAGTCTCCAGAGTCTTGCAGTATTTATGCGCATTGCGCACGGCAGCGACTCCGCCACAGTCGCTCACTACATAACCGTCAAATCCCCAGTCATCGCGCAACACCTTGGTCAGCAGCCACGGATTGGCCGCGCATGGCACATCGAACACGGCATTATACGCGGCCATGACTGAGGCCGCCTTCCCCTCGGTCACACACTGCTCGAACGCCGGAAGATAATACTCCCTGAGTTGCTTCTCCGTGAGTTGCGGGAGGCACGAAAAACGGTTATGCTCCTCGTTGTTGGCCGCGAAATGCTTTGGAGTGGACACAATCTTCAGATAACGGGGATTATCGCCTTGCAATCCCCTGACAAACGCCGCCCCCATAGCTCCGCTCAGCACCGGGTCCTCACCGTAAGTCTCGGGAGTGCGCCCCCAGCGGGGATCGCGAGCCATATTTACTGTGGGCGACCAGAATGTAAGCAGGTCGGTAAATTGCTCGGTCTGCTTCCTCCCCTGGTCGAGCTCGTTCCAGCGTGCGCGCGCCTCGTCCGATATCGCAGTCGCCACGCTATATATTAAATCGGTATTCCATGTAGCCGCCAGCCCTACGGCCTGCGGGAAAACCGTAAAACGTCCGGGGCGTACCACACCGTGGAGCGCCTCGTTGCCATGATAATATTTATCAATACCAAGTCGGGGTATCGCCGGAGAGGTAGCTCTCAGCAATCCCACTTTTTCTTCCGTTGTAAGCCGTCCGATAAGGTCAGCCACCCTTGCGTCAACAGGTGCGCTCTCATCCTGATAAAGAGCCTGAGCGCCTGCCGCAACAGAGACAGCCAGCACTGCAGTGCCGACCGCCAGTCGAATCAGTCCGTTCATAATCGTTTCGAATAAAAATGTATTTCACTATTAAACAAGGCAATACCCGTATTATCGGATACCATAGGCAGATATTTGACATACCCAATTACAAAGATATAACTTTTTTATGGAAATTTTTTACGAAAATTTTTCGCCAACAGTTTTGCAAATACAAAAATAATCCATACATTTGCAATGTATTTTTACACAAGGAATTTACAACACACCATTTATCATCTAAAATTAATCTGATAATTATGACACACCACCGATTCCCACCCCCACATCCTTAGCTACAGGCAATCATGTGCGCCTCATTATTGGCATATTTCAATATGATATCACCATCAAAAGAATCGCAATAAGCTCCCCAAAAAGCCATTGCCGGCCCGAGGCATATACACACGAAAATCTTTTGGAAAATTTTCTCTTCTCACATTATTAAGTACGCGCATTTTTTACTAAATTTGCGCTCTGAATCCGACTATAAAAAAGAATTAACGCATGTCCGACATCAAAAACATCAAGACTGCACTCATCTCGGTCTATCATAAAGACGGCCTTGACGAGATACTCTCCCTACTCCACAACGACGGTGTGAAATTTCTCTCAACCGGTGGCACACAGACATTTATCGAAAGTCTCGGCTATCCCTGCGATGCAGTGGAAGACCTCACCGGCTATCCCTCGATACTCGGTGGCCGCGTAAAGACGCTTCACCCCAAGGTGTTTGGCGGCATACTCAACCGCCGCGAACACGAAGGCGACAAGGCCCAGATAGCACAGTACGAGATTCCTGAAATCGACCTGGTAATTGTCGACCTCTATCCGTTTGTCGACACAGTCGCTTCCGGCGCATCCAACGCCGATATCATCGAAAAAATCGACATAGGCGGCATATCGCTCATACGCGCAGCCGCTAAAAACTACAACGACGTGATAATCGTGGCCTCGAAAGGCCAGTACTCCCCCCTCGCCGAAATGCTCCGCCGCAACGGCGCCAAGTCGTCGCTCGACGAGCGCCGTTGGTTTGCCAAAGAGGCATTCGCCGTAAGCTCGGCCTACGACAGCTCGATATTCAACTATTTCGACCTCGACGGAGGCCCCTCAGCTCTGCGTGTGGCCATCGACGGAGCCAAGACAATGCGCTACGGCGAGAATCCCCATCAGAAAGGATTCTTCTTCGGCGATTTCGAAAAAATGTTCACCCAGCTCCATGGCAAGGAGATTTCCTACAACAACCTCCTCGACATCGACGCGGCCGTTACCCTCATCAGTGAATTCGCCGACCCGACTTTCGCCGTACTCAAGCATAACAACGCATGCGGTGTAGCCACCCGCGCCACCATACTCGACGCCTGGAAAGACGCCCTCGCCGGCGACCCCGTAAGCGCATTCGGAGGAGTGCTCGTGACCAACGGCACCATCGATGAAGCCACAGCCGAAGAAATCAACAAAATTTTCTTCGAGGTAGTCATTGCACCCGCATACACCGACGATGCCCTCAAGGTGCTCCAGCAGAAAA containing:
- the purH gene encoding bifunctional phosphoribosylaminoimidazolecarboxamide formyltransferase/IMP cyclohydrolase, which codes for MSDIKNIKTALISVYHKDGLDEILSLLHNDGVKFLSTGGTQTFIESLGYPCDAVEDLTGYPSILGGRVKTLHPKVFGGILNRREHEGDKAQIAQYEIPEIDLVIVDLYPFVDTVASGASNADIIEKIDIGGISLIRAAAKNYNDVIIVASKGQYSPLAEMLRRNGAKSSLDERRWFAKEAFAVSSAYDSSIFNYFDLDGGPSALRVAIDGAKTMRYGENPHQKGFFFGDFEKMFTQLHGKEISYNNLLDIDAAVTLISEFADPTFAVLKHNNACGVATRATILDAWKDALAGDPVSAFGGVLVTNGTIDEATAEEINKIFFEVVIAPAYTDDALKVLQQKKNRIILVQNEPLSTKMSFRSCLNGALGQERDLKIETPDELKCVTNRALIGEQITDLLFANKIVKNSKSNAIVLAKNGQLYASGVGQTSRVDALRQAIAKAQSFGFDLKGAVMASDAFFPFPDCVKIAHEAGIEAVVHPGGSIRDQESVDFCNAHDMAMAVTGFRHFKH